In Mytilus edulis chromosome 13, xbMytEdul2.2, whole genome shotgun sequence, a single window of DNA contains:
- the LOC139500702 gene encoding macro domain-containing protein lmo2759-like, whose translation MAFASSIRKGQIPVGCELCKGQNKIQFKCVDCDLLMCSECKSRIHFRIAKDHQITDIKNIGKHAIFSEIKCENHIGQACCLFCQTCKTFICPKCITEVHNGHELIAEEDYNKAKVQQVGVRGNRKFASPDEVGPGPVFSPSSTSDLTISGGMTFKTKEGIKIFVYSAGIGNLKVETLVNAANDNLMHGGGIAYHISSAAGYALDKECDDYVQYNGPLSVGTCCSTTAGQLPYKSIIYAVGPKWYSYQHDRKHHCLDDLKKTILSALEEAELCKFRSIAIPSISSGIFGVPKELCAKQYFRAVVEYSRSSPSSSVREIHFIDKDKGMCNLVQKTFEKEFGYKGQQM comes from the exons ATGGCATTTGCAAGTTCTATACGAAAAGGCCAAATTCCAGTAGGATGTGAGCTGTGCAAAGGTCAAAATAAGATACAATTCAAATGCGTTGATTGTGATCTTTTAATGTGCAGTGAGTGTAAGAGTAGAATTCACTTTAGGATTGCTAAAGATCATCAGATAACAGATATAAAGAATATAGGAAAACATGCCATTTTCAGTGAAATCAAGTGTGAAAATCATATAGGACAAGCATGCTGCCTTTTCTGTcaaacatgtaaaacatttatatgtCCAAAATGTATCACTGAAGTTCACAACGGACATGAACTAATAGCAGAAGAAGACTATAATAAAGCCAAG GTGCAACAAGTTGGTGTTCGTGGAAATAGGAAATTTGCCTCACCAGATGAAGTTGGTCCTGGACCTGTTTTTTCCCCTTCAAGCACATCTGATCTGACCATCAGCGGAGGAATGACCTTCAAAACTAAAGAAGGTATAAAGATATTTGTGTACTCAGCTGGTATTGGTAACCTTAAAGTTGAGACATTAGTTAATGCAGCGAATGATAATCTAATGCATGGTGGTGGAATAGCGTACCATATCAGTAGTGCCGCTGGCTATGCTTTGGACAAAGAATGTGATGATTATGTCCAATATAATGGGCCTTTAAGTGTGGGAACCTGTTGTTCAACAACTGCCGGACAACTGCCATATAAGTCCATTATTTATGCAGTTGGTCCAAAGTGGTACTCATATCAACATGATAGGAAGCATCATTGCTTAGATGATTTAAAGAAGACAATCTTGTCAGCTCTAGAAGAGGCTGAGTTGTGTAAATTCAGATCAATAGCAATTCCTTCTATCAGCTCAG GAATATTTGGTGTGCCAAAGGAGCTGTGTGCTAAACAGTACTTTAGAGCTGTAGTTGAGTATAGTAGAAGCTCTCCAAGTTCATCAGTCAGAGAAATACACTTTATTGACAAAGACAAGGGAATGTGTAACCTAGTACAGAAAACTTTCGAGAAAGAATTTGGATACAAAGGTCAACAGATGTAA